One genomic segment of Syngnathus acus chromosome 1, fSynAcu1.2, whole genome shotgun sequence includes these proteins:
- the polq gene encoding DNA polymerase theta isoform X2, whose translation MSALGGPPLKRKCYMGMHKIKKKKIDDPAHSHNGTMGVAVGESTLALDAEILQVDDPGNNASDAQKKARVSEDEELLSIRENNWEENGKKLTRRANCKDLAHRLLFSEDLAESPPAGCQKSNNLAAAPACRKKYTKRHRGAETSTLRRKRVYNRKKKGHENTNAGPSPNISGDHILFSPKHMAAAVKRSKLQQSSQNQSISVLTIPSGLEQWTFSDTSHQSGLALCVPESQSDKLLLSSWGLPTPVLKCYNKHGVTRMFDWQAQCLSLGQVLQGGNLVYSAPTSAGKTMVSELLMLKRVLETKRKALLILPFVSVAKEKMHYLQSVFQEAGVRVDGFMGSTSAAGGFAAVDVAVCTIEKANSLINRLIEEGNMALLGMVVVDELHMVGDSGRGYLLELLLTKIRYVAQKLNSAGSLSEGVQIVGMSATLPNLSLLANWLGAELYQTDYRPVPLQEHLKVGCNIYDKSLTVVRKFTPALPTKGDDEHIISLCYETVREGHSVLLFCPSKNWCEKLADSIAREFYNLKHTERDGDSELQAVCLDQEGLVDVIAQLSRTPAGLDPTLKRSVPWGVAFHHAGLTFDERDVLEGAFRQGTVRVLAATSTLSSGVNLPARRVIIRTPTFNGHLLDPLTYKQMAGRAGRKGVDTTGESVLVCKEVERQKGISLLRGHLQPIKSCLVRREGEGVNTSMLRAILEIIVGGVARTPQDVRLYASCSLLAASMKCNSKEECEEASNKGAIEACVEWLMENEFISVQKEGEEEQYCPTQLGAATMSSSLSPTEALGIFADLQRAMKGFVLENDLHVLYLITPLYAEWTTIDWYQFFCLWEQLSSSMKRVAELVGIQEGFLARSVGGKLVAKTEKQRRQMAIHKRFFTTLVLQDLVNEVPLGAVASKYSCNRGQLQSLQQSAATYAGMVTMFCRRLGWGNMELLLSQYQTRLSFGVQRELVDLVRVSLLTATRARAFYVQGLTTVAELARASVADVEKALRNAVPFKSSKRAVDESEVEAVERRNLRCVWATGGRALTEQEAAVVIVSEAKRLLQGDLAQLGIQWDPATLPRASPAVQDQTDGVRNQQEKADVQPNKMVDAEPRRDHGKCKSDMSGIETHLEKQSKKDTTTMETSGHEVLACSVKEKKNIQRKESQDGESGNVDNLEKRELTSQEVKSVQEGVTIQVSVRKQKHQPVRNITQELAEIMSSPILQLPKLPEPDLPVMPFPRLRAPSSRFEEDPSVRTKTSDTDDASRLGVSPMKPGKLKHSRILNKVLQSIQTDTKQQDSTGLTSHAADFAPDPAQEALSKLPLDKQVDTSDSSRPSSAPLFSPETERGRVEAAEAAMCSSPELYAGEDRNEETFGDSFELDTQTERIIVQPELEHAAGNDGHLNDRGRIQTETMAAIVEQRNEDGGSAGLQGLNGKCPLFSSSLTDSQMELILDTSHQNSADNNVLDRNSGTTAAVEEPNRSSSFLFDSLYENSLHQTDQAGSADREQVSQEVRSIHPRLSPQERRHNELLVTQEAEKHEAIQWGESFFNLSEWGNSLLAGEHFLERQQAVQLESDVHPEEHLSSAQAEPQTRLSEECDKKEQAGELITVPSDDVISKQSPQRNLYCSPGLQEIFDCWPSFSDQPVENCTLAHIDNNKQIPPSSNVETPKKSLQGRRKCPKSFNTKRQSDSVQPEAPREAPERPGSAGDLIPPTQETPPVTPRIKLTTTSIHSPLSVPPLKQSTPLGILPGKPAKCQKSDIPGAFSKSKNMTRESQQHTEGTSGSRPQSPADPNPRLSPDEASSDSYEGFSLQLSQDDALSPSNCNVFSIIDVSSDKRLFETFIKEWKTKECFSLALACEKVAHQQEPKEEIKGKRKREQEKLHDADGFPVRGNNGLLLIGLSVCWGARDAFYISFQRNQNKGLSLSLAPPDLDDSLPVGERLEHVKALLSRPSAGAVVAYDIIQVYKKLVLSCGISLEGNCEDPKVACWLIDPSTDERTLANMITVYCPEEIPLLDGLGNAHAYCPRVRAATSSVLIHTVMDHLRTLLHKDGMLESFRSVEMPSQVCLALLELNGVGFSVEECERQKHVMQAKLAALESQAYDLAGHTFSLTCIDDIAQILFFELHLPPNGDVTPSKNKKTLGRTRRGGGRVRLGKQFSTTKDVLEKLRPLHPLPGVILEWRRITNALTKVVFPLQREKQYHTTLAMDRIYPVAQTHTATGRVSFKEPNIQNVPKDFDIDMPTVVGESPPSQDGLYKSKYGRKRRSLAPSVPSDAANRGPSFSVSMRHAFVPFSGGMILAVDYSQLELRVLAHLSKDQRLLQVLNGGADVFRCIAAEWKSVDPDAVNDNLRQQAKQICYGIIYGMGAKSLGEQMDVEENDAACYIESFKARYKGINSFLKETVKKCIKDGYVQTLMGRRRYLPGITSTNPHVKAHAERQAVNTTVQGSAADIVKRATINIHKRLRKTYSKAPLSHQHTRADSHPRRGAHLRGAYFVLQLHDELFYETAEENLIQVAQIVKREMESAVKLYVKLKAKVKAGPSWGNLQDLDI comes from the exons ATGAGTGCGCTTGGTGGTCCtcctttgaaaagaaaatgctacATGGGAATGCACAAgatcaagaagaaaaagat CGATGATCCAGCTCACAGTCACAATGGCACAATG GGTGTTGCAGTCGGAGAGTCCACGCTGGCTCTTGATGCCGAGATCCTGCAAGTGGACGACCCAGGAAATAATGCATCTGACGCGCAGAAAAAGGCACGCGTTTCTGAAGACGAGGAACTTCTCAGCATTCGGGAAAATAACTGGGAAGAAAATGGCAAGAAACTTACTAGGAGAGCAAATTGCAAAGACCTCGCTCATCGGCTTCTCTTCAGTGAGGACTTGGCGGAATCACCGCCTGCAGGGTGTCAGAAGAGCAACAATTTAGCAGCAGCTCCTGCATGTcgcaaaaaatatacaaaacgTCACAGAGGGGCTGAAACATCTACTTT AAGGCGGAAGCGTGTGTataacaggaaaaaaaagggacatgAGAATACGAATGCAGGTCCATCTCCTAATATTTCTGGAGACCACATCTTGTTCAGTCCCAAGCACATGGCTGCTGCTGTGAAGAGGTCCAAACTGCAGCAATCATCACAGAATCAGTCCATCTCTGTGCTGACGATTCCCAGCGGCTTAGAGCAGTGGACTTTCAGTGACACCTCACATCAGTCGG GCTTGGCTTTGTGTGTTCCTGAGTCACAATCGGACAAGCTGTTGTTATCCAGTTGGGGTTTACCCACCCCAGTCTTGAAGTGTTACAACAAACACGGAGTAACCCGCATGTTTGACTGGCAGGCTCAATGCCTCAGCCTTGGTCAAGTTCTGCAGGGAGGTAACCTGGTCTACTCTG CTCCTACTAGCGCTGGAAAGACTATGGTGTCGGAGTTGCTGATGCTGAAGCGTGTGTTGGAGACGAAAAGAAAAGCTCTCTTGATTTTGCCGTTTGTTTCTGTGGCCAAAGAGAAGATGCACTACCTTCAG AGCGTATTTCAAGAAGCTGGCGTGCGAGTGGATGGCTTCATGGGAAGCACATCAGCTGCCGGTGGTTTTGCCGCTGTGGACGTGGCTGTATGCACCATAGAGAAGGCCAACTCTCTCATCAACAGACTAATAGAAGAAGGCAATATGGCTTTATTAG GTATGGTCGTGGTGGATGAGTTGCACATGGTTGGAGATTCCGGAAGAGGATATCTACTTGAACTTCTCTTGACCAAAATTCGCTACGTTGCGCAGAAGCTAAATTCAGCTGG GTCGCTTTCTGAAGGGGTGCAGATCGTAGGTATGAGTGCCACCTTGCCCAATTTATCCCTCCTGGCCAACTGGTTAGGCGCAGAGCTTTACCAGACCGACTACAGACCGGTGCCCTTGCAGGAGCATCTGAAAGTGGGCTGCAACATCTACGACAAGAGCCTCACTGTGGTTCGAAAGTTCACTCCAGCACTCCCGACAAAG GGCGATGATGAGCACATTATCAGTTTGTGTTATGAGACGGTGCGGGAGGGACATTCCGTGTTGCTGTTCTGCCCCTCCAAGAACTGGTGTGAGAAACTGGCCGACAGTATCGCCAGAGAGTTCTACAACCTCAAACATACTG AACGTGACGGCGATTCAGAGCTCCAAGCAGTGTGCTTGGATCAGGAGGGTCTGGTGGATGTCATAGCCCAGTTGAGTCGGACTCCAGCAGGATTGGATCCGACTCTAAAGCGTTCTGTGCCGTGGGGAGTGGCCTTTCACCATGCTG GTTTGACATTTGACGAACGTGACGTGTTGGAGGGAGCTTTCCGTCAGGGCACGGTCAGGGTCTTGGCCGCCACCTCCACTCTCTCGTCAGGGGTCAACCTCCCTGCCCGCAGGGTCATCATTCGAACCCCGACCTTTAATGGACACCTGCTGGATCCGCTCACATACAAACAGATGGCTGGACGTGCAGGGAGGAAAGGAGTGGACACAACGG GTGAGAGTGTGCTGGTGTGTAAGGAGGTGGAACGTCAGAAAGGTATTAGTCTCCTCAGAGGTCATCTTCAGCCAATCAAGAGCTGCTTGGTCAGAAGGGAGGGCGAAGGTGTCAACACCAGCATGCTGCGAGCCATTCTGGAG ATCATCGTGGGAGGAGTAGCTCGCACGCCTCAGGATGTGAGGTTGTATGCTTCATGTTCACTTCTGGCTGCCAGCATGAAATGCAACAGCAAAGAGGAGTGTGAGGAAGCGAGCAATAAGGGGGCAATTGAGGCCTGTGTCGAATGGCTCATGGAGAATGAATTTATCAGCGTCCAAAAGGAAGGTGAAG AGGAGCAATACTGTCCCACACAACTCGGCGCTGCCACTATGTCGTCCTCCCTCTCTCCTACTGAGGCGCTGGGAATATTTGCAGATCTACAGCGGGCTATGAAGGGCTTTGTGCTGGAAAATGACCTGCACGTTCTCTATCTG ATCACTCCATTGTATGCGGAGTGGACTACAATAGATTGGTATCAGTTCTTCTGTCTGTGGGAGCAGCTTTCCTCATCGATGAAGCGAGTGGCCGAGTTGGTGGGCATCCAGGAAGGGTTCCTGGCTCGCTCTGTCGGCGGGAAACTTGTCGCCAAGACTGAAAAGCAGCGCAGACAAATGGCAATTCATAAAAG GTTCTTCACCACACTCGTCCTGCAGGATCTAGTGAACGAGGTACCTTTGGGAGCAGTGGCCTCAAAATATAGTTGCAATCGCGGGCAGTTGCAGTCTCTTCAACAGTCTGCTGCCACATATGCAG GTATGGTGACAATGTTCTGCAGGCGTCTGGGCTGGGGCAACATGGAGCTGCTGCTGTCTCAGTACCAGACCAGACTGAGCTTCGGCGTCCAGCGTGAGCTCGTGGACTTGGTAAGGGTTTCCCTTCTGACTGCGACAAGGGCACGAGCGTTCTATGTACAAGGCTTGACCACTGTTGCCGAGCTAGCCAGGGCTTCGGTGGCGGATGTGGAGAAAGCACTGAGGAACGCTGTCCCGTTTAAGAG CTCCAAGCGTGCAGTGGATGAGAGCGAAGTGGAGGCTGTGGAGCGAAGGAACCTTCGTTGCGTGTGGGCGACCGGCGGGCGGGCTCTGACTGAGCAGGAAGCGGCCGTTGTCATTGTGTCGGAGGCAAAGCGCCTTCTTCAGGGAGACTTGGCACAACTGGGCATTCAGTGGGACCCAGCAACGCTTCCCCGTGCTTCGCCCGCTGTCCAAGATCAGACTGATGGTGTTCGAAACCAACAAGAGAAAGCTGATGTTCAGCCAAATAAGATGGTGGATGCTGAACCTAGACGAGATCACGGGAAATGCAAATCTGACATGAGTGGTATCGAGACACATCTAGAGAAGCAAAGCAAGAAAGACACGACGACGATGGAAACATCAGGCCATGAGGTTCTTGCATGcagtgtgaaagaaaaaaaaaatatacagagAAAGGAATCCCAAGATGGAGAATCAGGAAATGTAGATAATCTGGAAAAAAGAGAGTTGACAAGCCAGGAGGTGAAATCAGTGCAGGAAGGAGTCACAATTCAAGTTTCAGTCAGAAAGCAAAAACATCAGCCAGTTAGAAATATAACACAAGAACTGGCTGAGATTATGTCCAGCCCGATCCTTCAACTTCCAAAACTTCCTGAACCAGATCTCCCTGTCATGCCTTTTCCTCGCTTGAGAGCACCAAGTTCTAGGTTCGAAGAAGATCCAAGCGTTCGCACAAAGACATCAGACACTGATGATGCTTCTAGGCTTGGCGTATCACCGATGAAGCCAGGGAAACTGAAGCATTCGAGGATCTTAAACAAAGTCCTTCAATCCATACAAACTGACACAAAGCAACAAGACTCGACCGGGCTGACTTCACATGCTGCTGACTTTGCACCCGACCCCGCTCAAGAAGCTCTCAGCAAACTTCCTCTGGATAAACAAGTAGACACGTCAGACTCTTCTCGTCCTTCTTCAGCTCCATTATTCTCACCTGAGACCGAGCGTGGGAGAGTGGAGGCTGCGGAGGCGGCCATGTGTTCATCTCCAGAGCTCTATGCCGGTGAGGATCGAAATGAAGAGACGTTTGGTGACAGTTTTGAATTGGACACTCAGACTGAACGGATAATTGTCCAGCCAGAATTAGAACACGCTGCTGGAAATGATGGACATTTGAATGACAGAGGTCGTATTCAAACGGAGACAATGGCAGCTATTGTGGAGCAGCGTAACGAAGACGGAGGAAGTGCGGGACTTCAAGGCCTGAACGGCAAATGCCCCCTTTTTAGTAGTTCTCTGACCGACAGCCAGATGGAGCTCATCCTTGACACCAGTCATCAG AATTCTGCTGACAATAATGTGCTTGACCGTAATTCcggtactactgctgctgTGGAGGAACCAAACAGAAGCAGCAGCTTCTTGTTCGACAGCCTGTATGAGAACTCTCTACACCAAACGGACCAGGCTGGATCAGCTGACAGGGAGCAGGTCAGCCAGGAAGTGAGAAGCATCCACCCTCGATTGTCCCCCCAGGAGAGACGTCACAACGAGCTCCTCGTCACCCAGGAGGCTGAGAAGCATGAAGCGATCCAGTGGGGTGAGTCTTTTTTCAATCTGTCGGAGTGGGGCAACTCTTTACTAGCGGGTGAGCATTTTCTGGAGAGGCAGCAGGCCGTTCAACTGGAAAGTGACGTTCATCCTGAGGAGCACCTATCATCTGCGCAAGCTGAGCCGCAAACAAGGCTGAGTGAGGAATGCGACAAGAAGGAACAGGCAGGTGAACTCATCACTGTACCAtcagatgatgtcatttctAAACAATCACCACAGAGAAACCTTTATTGCAGTCCTGGTCTGCAGGAGATCTTTGATTGCTGGCCCAGTTTTTCTGATCAACCTGTGGAAAATTGTACTTTGGCCCACATAGACAATAATAAGCAAATTCCTCCTTCAAGCAATGTAGAGACTCCTAAAAAGTCTCTTCAAGGGAGGAGAAAATGCCCAAAGTCTTTCAATACAAAGCGCCAATCAGATTCTGTTCAGCCTGAAGCACCAAGAGAGGCACCAGAGAGACCGGGTTCTGCTGGTGACTTGATACCCCCCACTCAGGAGACACCACCTGTGACGCCCAGAATAAAGCTAACCACTACATCTATACACTCACCTCTCTCCGTCCCACCGCTCAAGCAATCGACACCCTTGGGCATCCTGCCTGGGAAAcctgcaaaatgtcaaaagagtGACATACCAGGAGCTTTTTCTAAATCCAAAAATATGACGCGGGAATCACAGCAACACACTGAGGGAACATCCGGGTCCCGACCCCAGTCTCCCGCAGACCCGAACCCACGTCTCTCTCCTGACGAAGCCTCGTCCGACTCCTACGAGGGCTTCTCTCTGCAGCTCTCCCAGGATGACGCGCTCTCCCCCAGCAACTGTAACGTGTTCTCCATCATCGACGTTTCAAGTGACAAGCGCCTTTTTGAGACGTTTATCAAGGAGTGGAAAACTAAAGAAtgcttttctttggctttggcCTGTGAAAAAGTTGCACACCAGCAGGAGCCcaaagaggaaataaaaggGAAACGTAAGCGAG AACAAGAGAAGCTCCATGATGCTGATGGTTTTCCTGTAAGAGGCAATAATGGACTGCTGCTAATTGGACTGTCTGTCTGCTGGGGAGCGAGAGATGCATTCTATATATCCTTTCAGCGAAACCAGAACAAag GTTTGAGTTTAAGTCTCGCCCCACCGGATCTGGATGACAGTTTGCCAGTGGGTGAGAGGCTGGAGCATGTGAAGGCTCTTCTCAGCCGACCTTCAGCTGGCGCCGTTGTTGCGTATGACATCATACAGGTATACAAGAAGCTGGTGTTGAGCTGCGGCATCAGCTTGGAGGGAAACTGTGAAGACCCAAAG GTAGCATGCTGGCTGATAGACCCGAGCACTGACGAGAGGACTCTGGCCAATATGATCACTGTGTACTGTCCAGAAGAGATCCCTCTTTTGGACGGACTCGGGAATGCACATGCCTACTGTCCCCGCGTAAGGGCGGCCACCTCCAGTGTGCTCATACACACCGTCATGGACCATCTCAGAACTCTTCTCCACAAAGACGGCATGCTTG AATCCTTTAGGAGCGTGGAGATGCCTTCGCAGGTGTGTCTGGCTCTGCTGGAACTCAACGGAGTGGGCTTCAGTGTCGAGGAGTGTGAGAGACAAAAGCATGTGATGCAAGCTAAACTGGCAGCGCTGGAATCACAAGCGTACGATCTGGCGGGCCATACCTTCTCCCTTACTTGTATCGATGACATAGCGCAG ATTCTGTTCTTCGAGCTGCATCTGCCTCCAAACGGTGACGTGACCCCGTCGAAGAACAAGAAAACCCTCGGACGCACCCGCAGAGGTGGAGGCAGAGTTCGACTCGGGAAGCAGTTCAGCACAACTAAG GATGTTCTAGAGAAGCTTCGTCCTCTACATCCGCTCCCAGGCGTGATTCTGGAGTGGAGGAGGATCACCAACGCTTTGACTAAAGTGGTGTTCCCGCTGCAGAGGGAGAAGCAGTACCACACTACACTGGCCATGGATAGAATCTACCCCGTAGCTCAGACGCACACGGCTACAG GTCGAGTGAGCTTTAAAGAGCCTAATATACAGAATGTTCCCAAAGACTTTGACATTGACATGCCCACTGTGGTGGGAGAGAGCCCGCCTTCACAAGATGGGCTCTACAAGAGCAAATATGG AAGGAAGAGACGTTCTCTGGCTCCGTCAGTTCCCAGTGATGCTGCCAATCGAGGCCCGTCTTTTTCCGTCAGCATGAGACACGCTTTTGTGCCTTTCTCAG GTGGGATGATATTGGCCGTCGATTATTCCCAGCTGGAGTTGAGAGTGCTGGCTCACCTTTCCAAAGATCAACGTCTGCTGCAG GTGTTGAATGGGGGGGCCGACGTGTTTCGCTGTATCGCTGCCGAATGGAAAAGCGTCGACCCGGACGCTGTCAACGACAACCTCAGACAACAAGCCAAACAG ATTTGCTACGGCATCATTTACGGGATGGGGGCCAAGTCTTTAGGAGAGCAGATGGACGTGGAGGAGAACGATGCCGCCTGCTATATCGAGAGTTTCAAGGCCAGATACAAAG GGATCAATAGTTTCCTCAAAGAAACAGTGAAGAAGTGCATCAAGGATGGCTATGTTCAGACTCTTATGGGACGTCGCAGATACCTTCCTGGAATCACCAGCACAAATCCTCATGTCAAAGCACAC GCGGAGCGTCAAGCAGTGAACACAACTGTCCAGGGCTCAGCAGCAGACATTGTTAAACGCGCCACCATCAACATCCACAAGCGGCTGAGAAAAACATACTCGAAAGCTCCACTCTCTCACCAGCACACACGCGCAG ACAGTCATCCTCGGAGAGGCGCACACTTGAGAGGGGCGTACTTTGTCCTGCAGCTCCATGATGAACTGTTCTATGAAACTGCAGAGGAGAATCTCATACAG GTTGCTCAGATAGTAAAGAGAGAGATGGAGTCAGCAGTAAAACTTTATGTGAAGCTAAAAGCCAAAGTAAAGGCAGGACCAAGCTGGGGGAATTTGCAGGACTTGGATATTTAA